The following are encoded in a window of Clostridium thermarum genomic DNA:
- a CDS encoding cache domain-containing sensor histidine kinase yields MDNTNDKFSLKNFIREKMNDLRNLKLVKKLIYSYIVIITIPTIAFSLLTIRGFENNLKKDAISENRYQLEAEKASINRNFQALVKMSQMVITDDKFMAYMKSSDEYNIDELVEFNQDTLNNILRMQYSNPSIKSINFFSSNKNVMEIWPLIFKDYRANDKYWYKKTMEANGKFYLDLSVNYDDIIFDTFRNANGDGEPVVGFCRAIIENRNIGVIRVNMPSKVFFTKMFSENEKTEGQFYVIDKSNNIYTNENSKFLKENFLPSHFLLQEYLKNKKENSDNFTLTYNKKDMIVIYTEIEELGLDILNVVSMDELIHYTKQMKIVYILGSVIIIAILSIVIYFITSILLKRLYVIIQSMKRMQQGDFNIDIPIRGSDEIGELAHHFRKTLKKINELIQDAVDKRSVTKEAELRALHNQIDSHFIYNTLENIKMMAEIDEQYMIADSIYSLGAMMRYNMKWNSEFSTLHEEIAHIQNYITLMNVRFDNKINLILEIEENLLEHEILKMSLQPIVENSVKHGLKNMMDDEKFNICVKAYLQGIFFKVSVTDNGVGIPKDEVEKLNKKISNFKKSDNDEVNENKKKASTGIGLKNVNERIKLFYGDEYGIEILSEVDSYTSVIVTLPY; encoded by the coding sequence ATGGATAATACTAATGATAAGTTTTCATTGAAAAATTTTATACGTGAAAAGATGAATGATCTACGTAATTTGAAATTAGTTAAAAAGCTCATTTATTCATATATAGTTATCATTACTATTCCAACTATAGCTTTTTCTTTACTCACAATCAGGGGATTTGAAAATAATCTGAAAAAAGATGCTATCAGTGAAAACAGGTACCAGTTAGAAGCTGAGAAAGCCAGTATTAACAGAAACTTTCAAGCATTGGTAAAGATGTCACAGATGGTTATTACCGATGACAAGTTTATGGCTTATATGAAGTCATCTGATGAGTATAACATTGATGAATTAGTTGAATTTAATCAGGACACCTTGAACAATATTTTAAGGATGCAATATAGTAACCCATCAATAAAGAGTATTAATTTTTTCAGCAGCAATAAAAACGTTATGGAAATATGGCCTTTGATATTTAAAGACTATAGGGCTAATGATAAGTACTGGTATAAAAAAACTATGGAGGCCAATGGTAAATTCTATTTGGATCTCAGCGTAAACTATGATGATATTATATTTGATACTTTCAGAAATGCAAATGGAGATGGCGAGCCAGTAGTGGGATTTTGCAGGGCAATAATTGAAAACAGGAATATCGGCGTCATAAGAGTAAACATGCCTTCTAAAGTTTTTTTTACTAAGATGTTTAGTGAAAATGAAAAAACAGAAGGTCAATTCTATGTAATAGATAAGTCAAATAATATTTATACTAATGAAAACAGCAAATTTCTAAAGGAAAATTTCTTGCCTTCACACTTCCTATTGCAGGAATATTTAAAAAATAAGAAAGAAAACAGTGATAATTTTACCTTAACATATAATAAAAAAGATATGATCGTTATATATACCGAAATTGAGGAATTAGGCCTGGATATATTAAATGTAGTATCCATGGACGAACTTATCCATTATACAAAGCAGATGAAAATTGTATATATATTGGGCTCTGTAATTATTATAGCTATTCTTTCTATTGTCATATATTTTATAACCTCAATACTTCTTAAGAGACTCTATGTTATTATTCAGTCCATGAAAAGAATGCAGCAGGGAGATTTTAATATAGATATACCTATAAGAGGCAGTGACGAAATAGGGGAACTAGCCCATCATTTCAGAAAAACTTTGAAAAAAATTAATGAATTAATTCAGGATGCAGTAGATAAAAGGTCCGTTACCAAGGAGGCTGAACTAAGAGCTCTGCACAATCAAATTGATTCACATTTTATATATAATACCTTGGAAAATATAAAGATGATGGCAGAAATAGATGAGCAATATATGATTGCTGATTCTATTTACTCACTGGGAGCAATGATGAGATATAACATGAAGTGGAACAGTGAATTTTCCACATTGCATGAAGAGATAGCCCATATTCAGAATTATATTACATTAATGAATGTAAGATTTGACAATAAAATAAACTTAATTTTGGAGATAGAAGAAAATCTTCTTGAACATGAAATCTTAAAGATGTCTTTGCAGCCCATAGTGGAAAACTCAGTAAAGCATGGACTAAAGAACATGATGGATGATGAAAAATTCAACATCTGTGTAAAAGCCTATTTGCAGGGGATATTTTTTAAGGTATCCGTTACTGATAACGGAGTAGGTATACCAAAGGATGAAGTAGAAAAACTAAACAAAAAAATCTCAAACTTTAAAAAGTCAGATAATGATGAAGTAAATGAAAATAAGAAAAAAGCATCTACTGGTATTGGACTTAAAAATGTTAATGAGAGGATTAAACTTTTTTATGGAGATGAATATGGTATCGAAATATTAAGCGAAGTTGATTCATACACTAGCGTTATTGTAACTCTGCCTTATTAA